A stretch of Haemorhous mexicanus isolate bHaeMex1 chromosome 32, bHaeMex1.pri, whole genome shotgun sequence DNA encodes these proteins:
- the LOC132340544 gene encoding zinc finger protein 239-like gives MEEAEEKPKRSCMRSGCKPSPGSCREERAPLSQEGVRRSSRSSELVEKPHGRDKPHKCLECGKGFSRSLNLIQHQVVHTGERPYECEECGKRFSHSSSLIQHQRFHTGDRPFKCGECGKSFSQSSSLTQHQRIHTGEKPFECGECGKSFSQRGHLMQHQVIHSGDRPYKCGECGMGFTQKGHLMQHWRIHTGGKPYECGQCGKCFSQSSGLRKHERIHTGEKPFECGECGKSFSMRCQLTEHQRIHSGEKPYKCGECGKSFRESWALIRHQVIHTGERPYTCLECGKSYGWHFDLRKHQRTHTGEKPYKCPECGKRFPRSSDLLKHERSHREERPFRCSDCGKGFKLNSALTIHQLIHTGERPYECGECGKSFSTSSQLTRHQRRRH, from the coding sequence ATGGAGGAGGCGGAGGAAAAGCCCAAGAGATCCTGCATGAGGAgtggctgcaaacccagcccagggagctgcagggaggaaagagcCCCCCTGAGCCAGGAAGGTGTCCGGAGATCCAGccggagctcagagctggtggagaagcctCATGGCAGGGACAAGCCGcacaagtgcttggaatgtgggaagggtTTCAGCCGGAGCTTGAACCTAATCCAGCACCAGGTGgtccacactggggaacggccctacgagtgtgaGGAGTGTGGGAAGCGtttcagccacagctccagcctgatcCAGCACCAGAGGTTCCACACTGGGGATCGACCCTTTAAatgtggggagtgtgggaagagcttcagccagagctcCAGTCTGACTCAAcaccagaggatccacactggggaaaagccctttgagtgtggggaatgtgggaagagcttcagccagagGGGCCACCTGATGCAGCACCAGGTGATCCACTCCGGGGATCGGCCCTAcaagtgtggggaatgtgggatggGCTTCACCCAGAAGGGCCACCTGATGCAACACTGGAGGATCCACACAGGGGGAAAGCCCTATGAGTGTGGGCAATGTGGGAAGTgcttcagccagagctctggCCTGAGGAAACACGagaggatccacactggggaaaaacCCTTTGAGTGcggggagtgtgggaagagcttcagtaTGAGGTGCCAGCTGACGGAACACCAGAGGATCCACTCTGGGGAAAAGCCCTAcaagtgtggggaatgtgggaagagcttcagagaGAGCTGGGCCCTGATTCGGCACCAGGTGATCCACACAGGGGAACGGCCCTACACctgcttggaatgtgggaagagctacGGGTGGCACTTCGACCTGAGAAAACACCAGCGCACCCACACCGGGGAGAAGCCCTACAAGTGTcctgagtgtgggaagaggtttccaAGGAGCTCCGATCTCCTCAAACATGAGCGGAgtcacagagaggagaggcccttccgtTGCTCTGACTGCGGGAAGGGCTTCAAGCTAAACTCCGCCCTCACTATCCACCAGctcatccacactggggagaggccctatgagtgtggggagtgtgggaagagcttctccaCAAGCTCTCAGTTGACCCGACACCAACGGAGGCGCCACTAA